Within Gemmatimonadota bacterium, the genomic segment GCGGCGGGATTCGAGGACGGCGGCCACGTTGCTGAGAGCCAGGATGAGGTAGAAGGCGCCGGCGAGGGTTTGGCCGACCGGCAGCGTTTTGACCGCGGCGAGGAGGGCGACGGCTCCGATCATCGTGGCACCGAATTGGGCGGCGGCGTAGGCCTGGAACGGGCGGGCGACCGGTGGGTCGAACTTGTGATAGGTGGCCGGGCTGACCGGGGTCGGGTGTTCGCTCTCGCCGAGCTCGGCGGGGCTCCAGCCGGGGCGGCCGAAGATGATTCGGCGTTTGTCCTTCCAGGCCGTTGCCCGCCATGCCTTCCGGGCAATCTCGACGAAGATGTGCAGGTTGGCCCAGACCGGGTTCCAGCTCCCGAGCGGCTTGGTGATGCCGTAGACCGGCGGTTCGACCTCGGGTTCGAATGAGCGGAACAGCCGATCCCAGATGATGAAGACCCCGGCGTAGTTCCGGTCCTGGTATTGGGGGTTGACCCCGTGATGAACCCGATGGTGCGACGGGGTGTTCATCATGGCCTCGAACGGCCCGGGCAGTTGATCGATGGCCCGGGTGTGGATCCAGAACTGATAGATCAAGTTGAGGCCGTGGCAGACCACCCACATGGTGACCGGAATGCCCAGTAGTGCGAGCGGCATGTAGAAGACCCAACCCATCAGACCGTGGAGACTCGACTGCCGGAGCGCCACGGTCAGATTGTATTCCTCGCTCGAGTGATGGACCACATGGCCGGCCCAGAGGATGTTCACCTCGTGAGACATCCGATGGAGCCAGTAGTACGCCAGGTCGTCGAGAACGAACACCGTAACCCAGGCTCCGAGTGCCCAGACGTCGAGGCCGAATCCGAAGAGGTTGTCCGTGGCGGGAAAGGGCGTTCGGTCGCTCCAGTCCGGGAGACCCAACCACCGCGGGATCGAGGCTGCTTGCTCGACGGCCCCGTAGACGATCATGGTGCCGATCGCCACGAAGATCCCGACCAACTGACTCACCGTGCCTAACGAAAGATCGCTGATCGAATCGTTGAGCCGGTAGAGATGCCGGCCGGTGCGCCGGGCCACCAGCAGTTCGAGGCTGATCAGCGCGAAAAAGAGCGGAATGGATGCCTGAATTACGTCCATGGTGTAAGATAGGGGACAACCTTTGCCGGAACCAACGACCCATGAAGATGTGCTACGCTCTTGTCCTCGCCTCGATCCTTGGCGGGCCCCTCGCGGCCCAAGATCGCCTCGACCTCCTCTCCGCCGAGATCGACCGGGTGGCACCGCTCTCCGGCGGGGTGCTCGGCATCGGAATCCACCACCTCGAAACCGGCCGGGAGTTGTACGTCCGCGGCGACGACCAGTTTCCGATGGCGAGCAGTTTCAAGGTGCCGGTGGCCGTCCAGCTGCTGACCCTCGTGGACCAGGGAAAACTCCGGCTCGACAGTATGGTCACGCTCAAGCCGAGCGATCTGCACCCCGGCAGCGGGACCCTGACCAACCTGTTCGACGATCCCGGGGTCTCGCTCTCGGTCCGGAATCTGCTCGAGCTCATGCTGCTGATCAGCGACAACTCGGCCACTGACATTTTGCTTCGGTTGGCCGGCGGCGGCGAGCCGGTCAACGCCCGGCTCCGGGCCCTCGGCGTGTCGGGGATCTCCGTCGACCGGCCGACCGTGGCGCTGATTGCCGACGCGGTCGGGGTTCGGAACCTGCCGCCGGAGTCGGAGCTGACCCCGAAAGTGTTTCGGGAGCTGTCCCGCCAAGTGACCGACGACGAGCGGAAAGCGGCGGTCGAGGTGTTTTACCATGATCCGCGGGATACGGCGACTCCCAAAGGAATGGCCGCGTTGCTCCGGAAGATTTGGCGGGGCGAAGCGCTCAGTCCGGAGAGCACGGCGCTGTTGATCGACATCATGTATCGGTGCCAGACCGGTCAGGCCCGGATTAAGGGGCTGCTGCCCCCGGACGTGCGGGTGGCCCACAAGACCGGGACCCTGGGCCTTGGGGTGGCGGCGGACGTCGGAGTGATCGAGCTCCCGGGCGGGGGCGGCCATTTGATCGTGACGGCCTTCGTCAAGCAGTCGACGAAGGACGGACCGGAGCAGGAACGGGCGATTGCCCAAGCGGCGCGCGCCGCCTACGACTATTTCCTGTTCCACCCCGGGCGTTAGGTGGGTTGCGGACCGGCTAGGTGGGGTTGTGGCGACCACCAGGGCCTGTTATCGCCGTGGCCGTTGGCGTATCTGACCCATTGATGGCTCGAATCCCGGCTGGTGGCGTGACCATGGTTTGTTCCACCCGAGGCCGGATCTGGATGGCTGCCGGCATGCTGATGGCGGGCGGGGCTCCGCGAGCCGGACGGGCCCAACCCGCACCCCTGGCCGGTCTGGACCGGTATATCGAGTCATCGATGCGGGCCTGGAAGGTCCCGGGCCTGGCGATGGCGGTCGTGCACAAAGGCCAAATCGTGCTGGCCCGGGGCTACGGCGTTCGGCGGGTTGGATCGGCCGACCCCGTGACCGATGAAACGCTCTTCGCGATCGGCTCGGCCACCAAGACCTTCACGGCCACCGCCATCGGGATGCTGGCCGAGCAAGGCAAGCTCGGGCTCGACGAGCCAGTGATTCGATACCGGCCGGATTTCCGGCTCTTCGATCCAGTCGCCACCCGCGAGGTGACGCTGCGGGATCTGCTGAGCCATCGAACCGGACTCGCCGGCGGCGATTTCCTCTGGGCTACCGGCGAGTTTGGCCGCGATGAGATCGTCCGCCGGGCCGGGACGATTGCGCCGGTATGGCCGTTTCGTTCCCACTTCGACTATAGCAATGTGATGTTCATCGCGGCCGGGCAGGTGGCGGCCACGGTTGCCGGGCAGTCCTGGGATGATCTAGTGAAGACCCGGATCCTCGACCCGCTCGGGATGCCAGCGACCGTCACCAGCGTTCGGTCCCTCCCGGCCGGTGGGAATGTCGCGACACCGCACGACCCGACCGACGGGGAACCCCGCCCGGTGGCGTGGCGCAACATGGACAACACCGCGGCGGCCGGCGGCATCAACTCGAACGTGCGGGACATGGCCCGGTGGCTGCAATTCCAGTTGGGCGGGGGCGCGGTCAACGGCCGCCAGCTGGTCGGCCGGTCGTTCCTCGACATGATGCGGAAACCGGAGACCCTGATCCAGCGAGACGGCTCCTGGGCCATGATGAGTCCGGAAGGCCACTTTATGGCCTACGGGCTGGGCTGGATCATGAGCGACTATCGGGGCCGGCAATTGCTCCAACACGGCGGTGGCATCGACGGGATGAGCGCCATGGTTGGGCTCCTGCCCGAGGCTGATATCGGGATCGTCGTGTTGAGCAACCTCAACGGCAATCAACTCCCGCTGGCCGTGATGATGCGGGTCTTCGATGCCTACCTGCAGGCGCCCGATCGAGACTGGAGCGGCGAATATCATCAACTCGGCAGAGGGGCGGAGGCGGCCGGGAAGGCGGAGGAGCAACAGAGGACCCGGCAGCTGGTGGCGGGGACCAGCCCGACATTGCCGCCCGCGGGCTATGTCGGCACCTATCGGGAACCCACCTACGGTGATCTGTCGGTCACCATGGAGAACGGGGTCCTCCGGGCGCGCTTCGGGCCGGAATTCGTTGGCCGGCTCGAGCATCTGCAGTTCGACACCTTCCGCGCGGTCTGGGACAATCCGGCCCGGGAAACCAATTACCTCAACTTCACGATCGACGTGACCCGACGGGCCGCTGAGGCGGATCTGTACCTCTGGGCTCCGGCCCATTTCAAGCGAGTTCCCGAATGACCTCATGTCCTGGGTGTGGGGTGCCGATACTCCGAGGGATGCGGACTCTCCTGCTGGCTCTCGGGGTCTTGGTGGTGGCGTCGGGCCGAGCCCTTGCCCAGGTCAGCTACTCGCACGACGCCCTCGAGGAAATCCAGTCGATCAGCGTTCGGGCCGACGTCCAGGGCCCCGGCGACAATGGCCGGTTGGGCCCGGCTGCTCGAAGACATCGTGCGCCAGGAACTGACCCGGGCCGACATTCTCTACGAGCGGGGTGACCCCCGCGCCGATGACTGCTGCACCCTCCGGCTCGACGTTCGGCTGGCGACCGGTGCGGGCCGGGCTCGGTTCGGTGTTGGCTATACCGCCCGGTTGGAACTCGGCTACCGCGACCGGGTCGGCAATGCGCCGAGCTGGACGACGGTCTGGGCCGGGCGGATGCTCTCGAACGTCGTGGAACGACCCGGGCTCGACCAGTCGGTCCGGGCCGCCGCCCTGGAGTTGGTCGGCGACTTCATCGATCGGTACCGGGAGTACTTCCCCCGCCGTTAGGCCATCAGGGCTGTTTCTTTAAATCGACATAGGATGCCAGCGAGTACATGATCGGGTCGGTCACCGACATCGCATTGGCCTGGCCCTTGAGCGTGCCGTCCTGCAGCAGCAACCCGAGCCTCACGAAGTGAGGCCATCGTTTGGCGTCCCCGGTCGGAATCTCGCCCCCAAACCGCCCGGACAGCCGGCCGTCGATCAAACTGACTTCGTTGAGGATGGCCCGCGGCTGCTTCCCTAACCAGACATGAATGTCGCCATCCGGCTTGACCAGCAGACGCACCGCCACCGTCGAGTCCCAGGTCCGCATCGTACCGGACCATTGGCCGATCAACTCCGGCGTCGCCGCGAAGGTGCGGGGGGCCGGGGCCGGCCGGCCCCGGCGTACCCGCAACGAGTCGGCATACCGGGGCAGAAGCGCGGCGGCAATGTCCTGGGCGATGAAGTCGGGCCGGATTCCGGTGTTGGCGAGGACCACGATGGCGAGGTTCTCGGTCGGGTAGAGATTCATCGCCGTCGCGACGCCAGGCATTCCGCCGGTGTGGCCGAATCTGAGAAAGCCCATGTCGTCAGGGGCGATTCCGAAGCCGAGTCCGTAGGAGGCCGGCGCGACCGGCAGGTGCATCAGGTCGACGGATTCGGGCTTGAGGATCGGCCGCTGGTCCGGGAGCTTGTTCTTCAGGTGGAACATCCCGAACCGGACCAGGTCGTGGGCACTCGAGTACACCGCCGACGCGCCGACGTGGTCGAAGGTGTAGAACGGAATCGGTTTCTGGTCCCCGTCATAGCGCTCGGCGGCGAAGTCCTCCATGCCGGGCGGGATGTCGATGGCCGTGCGGGTCAGGCCGAGCGGCAGGAAGACTTCGCTCCGCATGAAGTCGGCATAACGCTGACCCGAGGCTCGCTCGATGATGTGGTCGATGATGCCGAACCCCAAATTGGAATACTCGTGGAGCTTGCCGGGAGGGAACACCAGATTCCCATACCGGCTGATCGCCTCGTCCATCGTCGGCGGGCCGTACCCCCGGTCGGCATAGTAGAACTGGTAGTGGAGCGGGAGGCCGGCGGTATGGCCCATCACTCGGCGCACGGTGGCCCGCGACGCGTCGCCGGCCAACCCGGTCAGCTTGCCCAATCCGAGGTAATCGTTAGCCGGCTGATCGAGCGCGACCCGGCCGCGGTCGACGAGGATCATGAGACCGGTCGCGGTGACCGGTTTTGAGATCGAGGCCAACGAGTACATCGTGTGGTGGGTGGCGCCGATCATCTTCTCGCGGTTGGCCCAGCCGAATCCCTCTTCCCACAAGATCTTGCCGTCCTTGGCCACCGCGACGGCGACCGACGCCGTGTTGGTGGAATCAAGGAATCGTTTGATCGACGCGCGGATCGGGGCGAAGCGGTCGGCGGTTTGAGCGGGCAGGGCGGTGCTGCCGGCCAGGAGGAACAGGAGCAGGAGGACGGACCGGGTCATTGGGTGGCCTGTGGGGGTCGCTTGAAGTTACCTTTTGCCCACGATATTGGATACATCCCCTTTTCTCCCCGGATCGCCATGACCCGTTCCACTTGGCTCAGTTCCCTCGGTCTCGTTCTCATCGGCGGGGCACCGGGGCGCTCCGCGGCTGATCCCGACCCCAAGGCGATCGACGCGATCTTCGCCAAGTACGACCACACCACGGCGCCGGGTTGCGCGGTGGGCGTCTTTCGGAACGGGCAGACGATCTTCGGCCGGGGCTATGGGATGGCCGACCTCAACCAAGGCGTCCCGATCACGACCAACACGGTCTTCTACATCGCCTCAACCTCGAAACAGTTCACCGCGATGAGTACGGCGCTCTTGGCCGAGCAAGGGAAGATTTCGCTCGACGATCCGGTCCGAAAATGGGTGCCGGAGCTTCCGGCCGGGGCCGACCGGGTGACGATTCGGCATCTGGTGCACCATACCAGCGGCCTGCGGGACTACCTCGGTCTTTGGGGTACCTCGGGGCGGGGCTTTGCCGACGAGATCCCCGAGGAAGTGGGACTCGATTTGATCGTCCGGCAGAAAGCGCTCGATTTCGAACCGGGGAGCCGCTACTCATACTCGAATTCAGGCTACTTCCTGTTGTCGGTGATCGTACACCGGGCCAGTGGCAAGACCCTCCGTCAGTTCGCCGAAGCCAACATCTTTGGTCCTCTCGGGATGACGGCCACCCATTTCCACGACAACAATGCCGAAATCGTCGGGCGGCGCGCCGAAGGGTATCAGCCATTGCCGGGCGGCGGGTTCGAGATCGTCCGGACCAGCTTTGCCCTGGTCGGCGACGGCGGATTGCTGACGACGATTCAGGATCTGGCTCGATGGGACGAGAACTTCTACGCCAACCGGCTCGGAACCCGAGGCGCGGCGCTGGTCGACCAGGTCACCACGCCCGGGCGGCTCAACACCGGTGAGGCCCAGACGTACGCGTTCGGCCTGATGGCCGGGCAGTACCGCGGCCAGCCGGTCATCGAGCACGGCGGCTCCTTCATCGGCTACCGGGCCCAGTTGCTGCGGTTCCCGGCCCAGCATTTCTCGGTGGCCGTACTTTGCAACGACTACACCGCTCAGCCTGAGCGGATGGCCCACCAGGTGGCCGACCTGTATCTGGCCGACCGACTGGCCCCGGTGGCCGGACCGAAGACCAAAGCCGCCGGCGCGACCCTCGCAGCCGACCGGCTGGACCGGTGGGTGGGGAGTTACGAGCTGATGCCCGGGGCGGTAAGTCGGGTGACGAGGGACGGCGCGGCGCTCACGATGAGCGTCTTCGGGCAGGTGATTCCTCTCGCGGCGATCGACGATTCGACGTTCGACGCCTCACCGATCGCCGACCAGGTCGCGTTCCGGATGACCGCCGCCGGACCCGCCATGACGGTAAAGGCCATTGGGATCGTGGACCCGGTCGTCAGGCTCAGCCCGCCGCCGGCGTACACGGCCGCGGAGCTCCAGGCTTTCGTCGGGCGCTACGCGAGCGATGAACTCGATACCTGGTCGGTCATCGAGGCTAAGGGGGACACCTTGCGGGCCCGGACCCGGTGGGCGGCCTGGGCAACGTTGCAGCCGATTGCCAAGGACCGCTTCGGCGTGGCGGGAGCCCGGGTCCAGTTTGAACGCGACCGGGCCGGCAAGGTGACCGGGTATCGGGTCAGCGCCGGCCGGATGCAGAACGTGGGCTTCGTTAGGCGGTAGCGGGCGGCGCGGTTCGCTCGACCCGAACGGCCATCCAAAGCAATGCGGCGACGACGGCAACTCCGGCCCAGACACCCAGGAGGCCGGTCCAGCCCAGCGGGTCGCGCATCCGGGGCACGGCCCAGATCGAGATGACGCCGCCTAGGTTGCCCATCAGGTTCAAGACCCCGCCCGCGGCGCCGGGGGCGTGGCGGCCCAGCGCGGTGGCAGTGGTCCAGAACGGGCCTTCGGCGGCACTGATGCAGGCCACCGACAGGGACAATGCCCCGATGGCCAGGAACGGGCTCGACAGGTTGGCGCCGATCACCACGAACGCCGCGGCCGCGAACAGGCATCCCATCGCGACGCGGCGGGCACCCCGGCCCTGACCAAACTTCCGGCCGAGCCGGTCGGCGGCCAACCCGCCGAGCGGGCCGAGGAGAAACGCGGTAAACGGGGGGATGCTTCCCCAGACGCCGCTGGCCAGCAGGCTCATGCCTCGGCCGTCGGTCAGATAGCGGAAGAACCAGAAGATGAAGACGAAAAATACGGCGGAGTGAAGCAGATAGGCCGTCGAGAGCAGCATCAAATCCCGATGCTTGAGCAGTGACAAGGCCTGTTTGGCTTGCTCCCGGAGCGGGAGGGCAATCCCGAGGCCACGTTTGGGGAGGGGCGCAAACAGAAACCAGAGTCCGGCCGCGACGAGGCCAACCACGCCGCTCGCGATAAAGACCGCCCGCCAGCCGGCTTGGACCATCAGCGGCGCGAGGGTGAGCGGCGCCAGGGCCGAGCCGAGCAGGGCGGTGGAGATGAAGATGGCGTTGGCGGTGGATCGTCGTTCAACCGGGACGGCCTGGCTGATGGCCATCGAGCCGGCGGGATAGGTGGCCGCCTGCGAGATGCCGAGCAGAACCCGAGCGGCAAAGAGCGACAGGAACACGCCGGCTCCGCCGCCGATCAGGCCAGTGGCGAACGACGCGACCGCCCAGCCCACCACCGCGAGCCCGAGTACTACTCGGGCGCCGAGGCGGTCGGCCAGGAAACCGGCGGGGACTTGGAAGAGGGCGTAGGCCAGTTGGAATCCCCAGGCGCTGATGCTGCCCATGTCGGCCATGGTGAGGCCGAGTTCGGGCGCCATGAGTTCTTGGGCAATCGCAATGTTCGAGCGAAGGGCGTAGCCGACGAGACTCAGGAGCGATAGCAACACGATCAAGCGGGTTGGCTGCCGATTCGGATCGGTCATGGGAGCTCGTTGAAGGGAATGGTCAGCAAAGGTGGTTCGGGTTTGACCGCAGTGCAACCGGGAGCGACGATGAGGAATGGATCGATTGGTCTCATGGGGGTGGTGCTCGTGGCTGGCTCGTCCAGCGCGCAGTCCATCACGATCGAACAGATCACCGGGGCGCCGTTCGCGCAGGCCTTGGCGGTGGGGGGCGGAACCGTCGCCTGGGTTCACAACACCCGCGGAGTTCGGAACGTCTGGGTTGCGAGCGGGGCTGACCTCAAGGGTCGGCAGCTGACCAGCTACTCCCAAGACGACGGGCAAGAAATCGATGACGTCGTGGTGTCGCCGGATGGCAAGGCGATTTTCTACGTGCGGGGAGGCGATCCCAACCGGCGGGGGGAGATTCCGAACCCCACCAGCGATCCAGGCGGCCAAGAGCAGGCGATCTGGCGAGTAGCCCTGGCCGCCGGGCCGCCGGTGAAGGTCGGGAATGCCTCGGGCCCAGTGGTGTCGCCGAAGGGCGATTGGGTGGCGTATACCATGGCGGGCCAAGTTTGGGTTGCCCCGGTGACTGGGGCAGGCGAGGGCAAACAACTCTTCAAGGCCCGGGGGGCCGCCGGAGAGTTGGCGTGGTCGCCGGACGGGAGCAAGCTCGCGTTTACCAGCAATCGCGGCGACCATGCCTTCATCGGGGTCTTCGACCTGCCGGGGAAGATCATCCGGTGGATCGCCCCGAGTGCCGATCGCGACGGGGCCCCGGCATGGTCGCCCGACGGGAACAAGATCGGGTTCATTCGAATTCCGGCTGGATTCGATCCGCCGCTCTTCGGGCCGATGCGGACCAACCGGCCGTGGTCGATCTGGGTCGGCGACGTGGCCTCCGGGCAGGCCAGCCAGGCGTGGCGGGCAGCCGAGGGCCGCGGCAGCGCGCCGCACCAGATCGAGGGGCCGAGTCTGCTGTGGGGCGCCGGTGACCGGCTCGTCTTCCCCTGGGAGCGGGATGGCTGGGCCCATCTGTATTCGGTCGCCGCCTCGGGTGGTGACGCGGTGCTCTTGACGCCCGGCGCCGGCGAAGTGGAGTACCTCGCGATGACGCCCGACCGACAGTCGGTCATCTACAACAGCAACATCGGGGACATCGACCGGCGCGATCTCTTCCGGGTGCCGGTGGCCGGCGGCGCCCCGGTGGCGCTGCTCCCGACGGACGGCATTGAATGGGCCCCCCGCCCGATGAGCGATGGGCGGATCGCCTTCCTTCGCTCGGACGCCAAGCACCCATCCCATGTCGCTGTTCTGGCTGGCGGCCAAGCTCGGGCGTTGGCGCCGGAGGCGATGCCGGCTAACTTTCCCGTCCAGCGCTTGGTTGAACCAAAACAGGTGGTGTTCTCCTCGGCCGACGGGCTGCTGATCCACGGACAGTTGTTTCTGCCGCCGGACCTGAAACCGGGGGAACGCCGGCCGGCGATTGCGTTCTTCCACGGCGGGTCCCGGCGCCAAATGCTGCTTGGCTTCCACTACATGTTCTACTATCACGGTACCTACGCCATGAACCAGTGGTTGGCCAGTCAGGGCTACGTAGTGTTGTCGGTGAACTATCGGAGCGGTGTGGGGTACGGGATGGAGTTTCGGGAGGCCTTGAACTTCGGCGCGACCGGTGCCTCGGAGTACTATGACGTGCTGGGGGCGGGCGGCTATCTTCGCGGTCGTCCGGACGTTGACGGGGCCAAGATCGGCCTCTGGGGCGGTTCGTACGGGGGCTACTTGACCGCGATGGGTCTGGCCAAGTCTTCCGATCTGTTCGCCGCCGGTGTCGACATTCACGGGGTGCACGACTGGAATTCCGGGACCCAGAATTTCGTGCCGAGCTACAACCCGCTCGAGCGGCCCGAATCCGCCCGGTTGGCATTCGAATCGTCACCGCTCCGATGGGTCGATACCTGGAAGTCCCCGGTGCTCCTGGTTCATGGCGACGACGACCGTAACGTCAACTTCAACGAGACGGTCCGGCTGGTCGAAGCGCTCCGGAAGCAGGGGGTTGAACCGGAGCAACTCGTCTTCCCGGACGACGTTCATGACTTTCTGACGTATGCCAATTGGAACCGCGTCTACCATGCCACGGCAGAGTTCTTTGCCCGCAAACTGATGGGCAATCGATGAGTCGAACCATTGTCGTTGGGGCCGGCGTGATCGGGTTGGCCTGTGCCTACTCGCTCCGGCGTCGCGGGCGCGAGGTGGTGGTCGTCGATATGGGCCTCCCCGGTGAAGCCTGTACCAAGGGCAACGCCGGGTGGATTACGCCCTCCATCTCGGCGCCGATTCCGGCCCCGGGCCTGACGTTGACGTCGATCAAGTGGATGCTCAAGAGCGATAGCCCGCTCTATATCTCTCCGGTGGCTGCCCCGGGACTGGCCCGGTGGCTCTGGCGGTTCTGGCGGTACTGCAATCCCCGCGATTTCGTGGCCGGGCTCAATGCGGTGGCCTCGCTGAATCAATCGACCCACGCGGCCTTTGCCCAGCTGGAACGCGATGGGGTGGCCTTCGAACTCCATCGGGATGGATTGCTCTTCGTCTTCAAGGACGAGGGGTACATGGAGAACCTCCGCCGGGAGTTCGACTACTACAAGAACTACGGCTACTCGGTGCCGGACCGGATGTCCGGTGACGACATCCGCCGGCTCGAGCCGGGCGTGTCAGCGGCCGTCACGACCGGATTCCTGGTCAAGGAGGAGGCCCACGTCCGCCCGGAGACCCTCGCCGCCGGATACCTGGCGAAGCTCCGGGAGCTCGGCGTCGAGGTCAAGAGCGGGGTGCGGGTCGTCCGGGCGGCGCGGACCGGCGGGCGGGTCACGGGGATCGAGACCGACAGCGGGTCGCTGTCGGGCGATGAGGTGTTGGTGGCCGCCGGGGCTTGGTCCGGCCAAGTCACCGAACTGTTCGGGGTGCCGCTCCCGGTCCAAGCCGGCAAGGGCTACAGCATCACCGTAAACGGCGGTGGCCCGAAGTTGACCCGGCCCGTTTATCTGGGCGAGGCCCGGATTGGATGTTCGCCGTTCAACGGCTCGGTGCGGTTTGCCGGGACGATGGAGTTGTCCGGGATCAACACGGAGCTCGACCGGCGCCGGGTCCGCGGCATCCGGAAGGGCATCGGCGACTACCTGGCGGAGCCGCTTGGGGAAGCCGAGGGAACCGAATGGGTGGGGATGCGGCCGTTGACGCCGGACGGCCTCCCGATGTTAGGCAAGGTACCTGGATTCGACAATCTGTTCCTGGCCACCGGGCACGCGATGCTTGGCGTCACCCTGGCCCCGGTCACCGGGGAAGTGATGGCCGATCTGATGACCGGCGAAGGAAGTCCGATCGCCAAGCCGTTCGACCCCGGCCGGTTTCGGTGGTAGATGTCAAATCGTCGGCAAAACCATTCGAACATGGTCGGCAAACGCGCTGACGAGTGCCGCCGGCTGGTCGCTCTCGAATTTCAACGCAATGCTCACACTGGGCAACGAGGGTAGGCCGCTATCCAGGGGCAGAATGTGCAGATCGGCTGGCACCGCCGTCTGGGTCAGCACCGCAATCGCTTGGCCGGATCTCACCACCGCCGTCAGGCCGGCCACACTGCCGCTGGCGAAGGCGACCCGGTAGGCTATTCCCGCCCGCTCGAGGCACTTCCGGGCGGCCTGATGGTCGATCGCGTCGCGGTCTCCCAGGGCCAGTTGCAGCGGCTTCTGGCTCACGGCATTGGATCCGATGGAGC encodes:
- a CDS encoding FAD-dependent oxidoreductase yields the protein MSRTIVVGAGVIGLACAYSLRRRGREVVVVDMGLPGEACTKGNAGWITPSISAPIPAPGLTLTSIKWMLKSDSPLYISPVAAPGLARWLWRFWRYCNPRDFVAGLNAVASLNQSTHAAFAQLERDGVAFELHRDGLLFVFKDEGYMENLRREFDYYKNYGYSVPDRMSGDDIRRLEPGVSAAVTTGFLVKEEAHVRPETLAAGYLAKLRELGVEVKSGVRVVRAARTGGRVTGIETDSGSLSGDEVLVAAGAWSGQVTELFGVPLPVQAGKGYSITVNGGGPKLTRPVYLGEARIGCSPFNGSVRFAGTMELSGINTELDRRRVRGIRKGIGDYLAEPLGEAEGTEWVGMRPLTPDGLPMLGKVPGFDNLFLATGHAMLGVTLAPVTGEVMADLMTGEGSPIAKPFDPGRFRW
- a CDS encoding S9 family peptidase, whose translation is MRNGSIGLMGVVLVAGSSSAQSITIEQITGAPFAQALAVGGGTVAWVHNTRGVRNVWVASGADLKGRQLTSYSQDDGQEIDDVVVSPDGKAIFYVRGGDPNRRGEIPNPTSDPGGQEQAIWRVALAAGPPVKVGNASGPVVSPKGDWVAYTMAGQVWVAPVTGAGEGKQLFKARGAAGELAWSPDGSKLAFTSNRGDHAFIGVFDLPGKIIRWIAPSADRDGAPAWSPDGNKIGFIRIPAGFDPPLFGPMRTNRPWSIWVGDVASGQASQAWRAAEGRGSAPHQIEGPSLLWGAGDRLVFPWERDGWAHLYSVAASGGDAVLLTPGAGEVEYLAMTPDRQSVIYNSNIGDIDRRDLFRVPVAGGAPVALLPTDGIEWAPRPMSDGRIAFLRSDAKHPSHVAVLAGGQARALAPEAMPANFPVQRLVEPKQVVFSSADGLLIHGQLFLPPDLKPGERRPAIAFFHGGSRRQMLLGFHYMFYYHGTYAMNQWLASQGYVVLSVNYRSGVGYGMEFREALNFGATGASEYYDVLGAGGYLRGRPDVDGAKIGLWGGSYGGYLTAMGLAKSSDLFAAGVDIHGVHDWNSGTQNFVPSYNPLERPESARLAFESSPLRWVDTWKSPVLLVHGDDDRNVNFNETVRLVEALRKQGVEPEQLVFPDDVHDFLTYANWNRVYHATAEFFARKLMGNR